Proteins from one methanogenic archaeon mixed culture ISO4-G1 genomic window:
- a CDS encoding homoserine kinase ThrB: protein MDGEWVKIAAPATSANIGAGFDTFGIAFEGPCDIIEGRRTESGIRIVEVSGPGSCSIPLDPDKNSVSIAAKEVLKMAGEDFGIDIRITKGIRPCSGMGSSGASASGGAYLAHVLTGEKLSMNDVIIAAATAEGVTSGGFHADNVAPCILGGFTIIRSNKPLDVMSVKPPANLGIVAALPDVLVPTKDARAVLPKEVALKDMVFHIGHASSLVYAMMAGDIDLIGRSIADAVIEPARTKLVPHIREAEEAAKANGAISSCIGGSGPCILSLFNKDKTDGKAIAAAVEKVYSESGMKCDTWITNCGLGCRRI from the coding sequence ATGGACGGCGAATGGGTCAAGATAGCGGCACCGGCAACCTCTGCCAACATTGGAGCGGGATTCGATACCTTCGGTATCGCGTTCGAGGGACCGTGCGACATCATCGAGGGAAGGAGGACTGAGTCCGGAATCAGGATCGTGGAGGTCAGCGGACCCGGGTCCTGCAGCATCCCCCTGGACCCCGACAAGAATTCCGTCAGCATCGCCGCCAAGGAGGTCCTGAAGATGGCTGGGGAGGACTTCGGCATCGACATAAGGATCACCAAGGGGATCAGGCCCTGCAGCGGAATGGGTTCTTCCGGAGCATCCGCGTCCGGAGGTGCGTATCTCGCCCATGTTCTGACCGGTGAGAAGCTCTCCATGAACGACGTCATCATCGCGGCGGCAACCGCTGAGGGAGTGACCTCGGGAGGGTTCCACGCTGACAACGTCGCACCGTGCATTCTGGGAGGATTCACCATCATCAGGTCCAACAAGCCCCTGGACGTCATGTCCGTGAAGCCTCCGGCGAACCTCGGTATCGTGGCGGCATTGCCGGACGTCCTCGTGCCCACGAAGGACGCCAGAGCGGTGCTCCCCAAGGAGGTAGCCCTCAAGGACATGGTGTTCCACATCGGTCACGCGTCATCGTTGGTCTATGCGATGATGGCAGGCGACATCGACCTGATCGGAAGGTCCATCGCGGATGCGGTCATCGAGCCTGCGAGGACCAAGCTCGTCCCCCACATCAGGGAGGCCGAGGAAGCGGCGAAGGCCAACGGTGCGATATCATCGTGCATCGGCGGTTCCGGACCGTGCATTCTATCACTTTTCAACAAGGACAAGACCGACGGAAAGGCGATCGCGGCCGCCGTGGAGAAGGTCTATTCCGAAAGCGGAATGAAATGCGATACCTGGATCACGAACTGCGGTCTCGGATGCAGGAGGATTTGA
- a CDS encoding cobaltochelatase CobN — protein sequence MVMPTRFRMVFISIIENDPDQLQKVLEGLGDEFGVDVDFYGIYSEDADEDLLVYHELVQRTKQADFVYVRCMGDINRFKRWEKYEPILREIKGYPVVFSGNMDLNVILREIFRGNDNEYRELFSYSRDRCPENDKGLIWWVMNKLGFVTKHPDPPVTHRLFGVYHKGMPDDITKEDYIKTLDPEKLTIGVVFTTNNWIYGTMEHIDAIIDEVERQGMNAFPIFLSGFSREMEGGVGGVLERFFTQGGKPLVSAIISTTRLSIDHGEHDRCLDEWNFYRNKLNVPVIYGLGVQGKYQDFEDDKIGLAKRDMQMNVIYPELEGCIIGVPVAYKSRVGGSMRYLPIPERIGHIVRLANAWGRLYRKPVGERKVAILMWQSRPNSGNIGGAAGLDTPESVAEMLKTFSAEGYKVENVPENGRQLIDEILNGVTNDLENMSPETVRERAVDMIPASDYKGQFVRIPAWDQEQMVEQWGEPPGTICVDRNDVIVPGIIKGNIFIGYQPLRGWAEKMEQNIHDPVLFAQHQYLAYYRWLKETFGADMIFHMGTHGTIEWLPGKNVGMSQKCDPDVVLDGIPNIYPYIVDDPGEGIQCKRRIESVLIGHMPPTMARADSYEELDEVNVLLQDLLKMGRDADPDRRKEAIRCIYEAAKKNNLLKDLEITEENDPGAEGFEPYIIPLHEYIEEVKDALVRSDMHILGRAPRDHHFDEMVYSIMRLDNGDVMSLRDAYALNQGFDIQEALEAPSEMCSTGEINSEAIARVNQELMDLLLWMRQDGYDSERTIKHVGKVSEDLEKSLRFVCDTLAPNIMRMTDEMSHMADGLRGEHVVPGPSGAPTRGGAQLLPMGRNFYSLDPDTIPTHTAWEIGKRMADQMIQRYVDEKGEYPREIGFVIWATDTMKTYGDDVAYILWLLGVKPVWARTGGQVIDLEVVPLSELGRPRVDVTVNITGLFRDTFPNLIDVIDQAVNLIADLDESDEDNALAANLRKDVVEGIISGLSPDEARRRNAVRVFGAPPGGYGTGVNKAIGASTWDTVEDLANVYLDWCSNGYSRGHFGEKMKDEFVRRFSNVEVTIKNMPDREVDLLDCDDVYEYLGGMNSFVRAYGKHKDTFATYMGDDSDPKKSKTRSTQQELRYVFRSKVLNPKFINGLKEHGYRGAGDMANITEYTMAWDATSDIGEDWMYEGLSDKFLFDQDTKEWMLDCNPYAMMNIINRLEEAINRGLWDATDEYKEKLKDLYMEVEERIEDLTDR from the coding sequence ATGGTTATGCCAACAAGGTTCAGGATGGTCTTCATCTCCATCATCGAGAACGACCCAGATCAGCTGCAGAAGGTCCTGGAGGGCCTGGGGGATGAATTCGGGGTGGACGTCGATTTCTACGGCATCTATTCAGAGGATGCCGACGAGGACCTGTTGGTCTACCACGAGCTCGTGCAGCGTACGAAGCAGGCGGATTTCGTCTATGTTCGCTGCATGGGTGATATCAACCGTTTCAAGCGCTGGGAGAAGTACGAGCCCATCCTGAGGGAGATCAAGGGATATCCGGTGGTCTTCTCAGGCAACATGGATCTCAACGTCATACTGAGGGAAATCTTCCGCGGGAACGACAACGAGTACCGCGAGCTGTTCTCCTACTCCCGCGACAGGTGCCCGGAGAACGACAAGGGCCTCATCTGGTGGGTCATGAATAAGCTGGGATTCGTCACGAAGCATCCCGACCCGCCGGTAACGCACCGCCTGTTCGGGGTATATCACAAGGGCATGCCCGACGACATCACCAAGGAGGATTACATCAAGACCCTGGACCCGGAGAAGCTGACCATAGGTGTGGTGTTCACAACGAACAACTGGATCTACGGGACCATGGAGCACATCGATGCGATCATCGACGAGGTCGAACGCCAGGGCATGAACGCATTCCCCATATTCCTCTCGGGATTCTCCAGGGAGATGGAGGGAGGGGTCGGAGGTGTCTTGGAGAGATTCTTCACCCAGGGCGGCAAGCCCCTGGTATCGGCGATAATCTCCACCACCAGGCTGAGCATCGACCATGGGGAGCACGACAGGTGCCTGGACGAGTGGAACTTCTACAGGAACAAACTGAACGTGCCCGTAATCTACGGACTCGGTGTCCAGGGCAAATACCAAGATTTCGAGGACGACAAGATCGGACTCGCCAAGAGGGACATGCAGATGAACGTCATCTATCCTGAGCTGGAAGGATGCATCATAGGCGTGCCGGTCGCATACAAATCGAGGGTCGGGGGCTCGATGCGCTATCTACCGATCCCAGAACGCATAGGGCACATCGTCCGTCTCGCCAACGCATGGGGGCGCCTGTACAGGAAGCCGGTCGGCGAGAGGAAGGTCGCCATCCTTATGTGGCAGTCCCGTCCCAATTCCGGGAACATCGGAGGGGCGGCAGGATTGGACACGCCGGAGAGTGTGGCGGAGATGCTCAAGACGTTCAGCGCAGAGGGGTACAAGGTGGAGAACGTCCCCGAGAACGGAAGGCAGCTGATCGACGAGATCCTCAACGGGGTCACCAACGACCTCGAGAACATGTCCCCGGAGACGGTCCGTGAGAGGGCGGTCGACATGATCCCCGCATCCGACTACAAGGGGCAGTTCGTCCGCATCCCCGCATGGGACCAGGAACAGATGGTCGAACAGTGGGGAGAGCCTCCGGGAACGATATGCGTGGACCGCAACGATGTGATTGTGCCAGGCATCATAAAGGGCAACATATTCATCGGCTATCAGCCGCTGAGGGGATGGGCCGAGAAGATGGAGCAGAACATCCATGACCCCGTCCTCTTCGCACAGCATCAGTACCTCGCTTACTACAGGTGGCTGAAGGAAACCTTCGGCGCCGACATGATATTCCACATGGGTACCCACGGTACCATAGAGTGGCTCCCCGGGAAGAACGTAGGTATGTCACAGAAATGCGACCCGGACGTGGTCCTGGACGGCATACCGAACATCTATCCCTACATCGTGGACGATCCCGGTGAGGGCATCCAGTGCAAGCGCAGGATAGAATCTGTGCTCATAGGGCACATGCCGCCCACCATGGCCAGGGCCGACTCCTACGAGGAGCTGGATGAGGTCAATGTTCTGTTGCAGGACCTGCTGAAGATGGGCAGGGATGCGGATCCCGACAGGAGGAAGGAGGCCATCAGGTGCATCTACGAGGCCGCCAAGAAGAACAACCTCTTGAAGGACCTGGAGATCACGGAGGAGAACGATCCCGGGGCAGAAGGGTTCGAGCCGTATATCATCCCGCTCCACGAGTACATCGAGGAGGTCAAGGACGCTCTGGTCAGGTCTGACATGCATATCCTGGGAAGGGCTCCCAGGGACCACCACTTCGACGAGATGGTCTATTCCATCATGCGTCTCGACAACGGGGACGTGATGTCCCTGCGCGACGCCTATGCGCTCAACCAGGGGTTCGATATCCAAGAGGCGCTGGAAGCGCCGTCGGAGATGTGTTCCACCGGGGAGATCAACTCCGAGGCGATCGCACGCGTCAACCAGGAATTGATGGACTTACTGCTGTGGATGAGGCAGGACGGCTATGATTCCGAGAGGACGATCAAGCACGTCGGCAAGGTCTCCGAGGATCTGGAGAAATCGCTCCGCTTCGTCTGCGACACCCTTGCGCCGAACATCATGCGCATGACGGACGAGATGTCCCACATGGCCGACGGCCTCAGGGGAGAGCACGTTGTGCCAGGCCCCTCGGGTGCACCCACCCGCGGAGGGGCGCAGCTGCTCCCGATGGGAAGGAACTTCTATTCATTGGACCCGGACACCATCCCCACCCATACGGCATGGGAGATCGGAAAGAGGATGGCGGACCAGATGATTCAGCGTTACGTCGACGAGAAGGGCGAGTATCCGAGGGAGATCGGATTCGTCATCTGGGCGACGGACACCATGAAGACGTACGGCGACGACGTCGCATACATCCTGTGGCTCCTGGGAGTGAAACCAGTGTGGGCGCGCACCGGAGGACAGGTCATCGATCTGGAAGTGGTACCGCTGAGCGAACTGGGAAGGCCCCGTGTGGACGTCACCGTGAACATAACGGGATTGTTCAGGGACACGTTCCCCAACCTCATCGACGTGATAGACCAGGCGGTCAATCTCATCGCGGACCTGGACGAATCCGACGAGGACAACGCCCTGGCGGCGAACCTGAGGAAGGACGTGGTCGAGGGGATCATCAGCGGACTGTCACCGGACGAGGCCCGCAGGCGCAACGCCGTCAGGGTGTTCGGTGCCCCTCCGGGAGGATACGGTACCGGCGTCAACAAGGCGATAGGAGCGAGCACATGGGACACCGTGGAGGATCTGGCCAATGTGTATCTCGACTGGTGCAGCAACGGTTATTCCAGGGGACACTTCGGAGAGAAGATGAAGGACGAGTTCGTCAGGCGCTTCAGCAACGTCGAGGTCACCATCAAGAACATGCCCGACAGGGAGGTGGACCTCCTTGACTGCGACGATGTCTACGAGTACCTGGGAGGGATGAACTCCTTCGTCCGCGCGTACGGGAAGCACAAGGACACCTTCGCCACATACATGGGCGACGATTCCGATCCCAAGAAGTCCAAGACCCGCAGCACCCAGCAGGAACTCAGATACGTGTTCCGCAGCAAGGTCCTGAACCCCAAGTTCATCAACGGTCTGAAGGAGCACGGGTACCGCGGCGCCGGGGACATGGCCAACATCACCGAGTACACCATGGCATGGGATGCCACATCGGACATCGGCGAGGATTGGATGTACGAGGGCCTCTCGGACAAGTTCCTGTTCGACCAGGACACCAAGGAGTGGATGCTGGACTGCAACCCCTACGCCATGATGAACATCATCAACCGCCTCGAGGAGGCCATCAACCGCGGACTGTGGGATGCCACCGACGAGTACAAGGAGAAGCTCAAGGACCTCTACATGGAAGTGGAGGAGAGGATAGAGGACCTCACCGACAGGTGA